Proteins co-encoded in one Colletes latitarsis isolate SP2378_abdomen chromosome 2, iyColLati1, whole genome shotgun sequence genomic window:
- the LOC143351570 gene encoding kelch-like protein 10, whose protein sequence is MCLPSNYALVEFPVVWAELRANQQLCDGAIRCARDHVFPVHRAILSAVSPYFKALFINSLKGGKTETTEVAIDSVPGEIFSLILDYAYTGTCSVNADNVEQLLPLADQFEVLGVVQLCCQFLLQELRPENCLGIFKFARHYFCRDLEEKGRKYIRHHFKRILQDSAEFKELTSEELEAIIRDDELNVKSEEIVFEAVKTWTEHNVEERKPCLPRLLKCVRYGLMSYPFFTNSVLAWRLVEEDELCQEVVVHANAYLSEQDAKQGEIDLKNPLARPRIPYEILFTVGGWSAGSPTNFMETYDTRADRWFLSVNTDATPRSYHGLCALDNLIYMIGGFDGNQHFNTVRCFDPIAKEWHERACMYHSRCYVSVCTHGGKVYALGGFNGHTRMSSGERYEPQRNQWEMIPSMHLQRSDASAAALHDKIYIVGGFNGREVLNSAEVFDVETNQWSYIHSMNNPRSGMCLVAFRDSLYALGGFDGFIRLSSGERYNPNHSQDWHAVPEMFSPRSNFATAILDDMIFVVGGFNGSTTVAYAECYDADSNEWYDASPMNLSRSAMSACVLAGLANAREYSYQGKARDLGQEQASSENQEKTNQGGEGAAETNDISVEEEETVNFVDHDQGESDMNEMAESVGNF, encoded by the exons ATGTGTCTGCCATCCAATTACGCCCTCGTTGAATTCCCCGTGGTCTGGGCCGAACTCAG AGCGAATCAACAATTGTGCGACGGTGCGATCCGTTGCGCCAGGGACCACGTTTTCCCGGTCCATCGCGCCATATTGTCCGCCGTGAGTCCATACTTCAAGGCGCTTTTCATCAACAGCCTGAAAGGCGGGAAGACTGAGACCACCGAGGTCGCGATCGACTCCGTTCCCGGCGAAATTTTCAGCCTGATCCTCGATTACGCGTACACAGGCACGTGCAGCGTAAACGCGGACAACGTGGAACAATTGTTACCATTGGCCGATCAATTCGAGGTCCTCGGTGTCGTACAGCTGTGCTGTCAGTTCCTGCTGCAGGAATTAAGACCCGAGAATTGCTTAG GTATCTTTAAATTCGCCCGTCACTATTTCTGCCGCGACCTGGAAGAGAAGGGCCGGAAATACATTCGTCATCACTTTAAGCGGATACTGCAAGACAGCGCGGAATTCAAAGAGCTCACGAGCGAGGAACTCGAGGCGATCATACGCGACGACGAGCTGAACGTTAAAAGCGAGGAAATAGTTTTCGAGGCCGTTAAAACCTGGACCGAGCACAACGTGGAAGAAAGAAAGCCCTGTTTGCCGAGGCTCTTGAAATGCGTGCGCTACGGTTTGATGAGCTACCCGTTCTTCACGAACAGCGTTCTCGCGTGGAGGCTCGTCGAGGAGGATGAA CTGTGCCAGGAAGTAGTCGTCCACGCGAACGCGTACTTGAGCGAGCAGGACGCGAAGCAGGGCGAGATCGACCTGAAGAACCCTTTGGCGAGGCCACGGATCCCCTACGAGATTCTGTTCACGGTGGGTGGCTGGAGCGCCGGTTCCCCGACGAACTTCATGGAGACGTACGACACAAG AGCTGACAGATGGTTTCTATCAGTGAACACGGACGCCACGCCGAGGTCGTACCACGGACTCTGCGCCCTCGACAATCTCATCTACATGATCGGCGGCTTCGACGGCAACCAGCACTTCAACACGGTCAGATGCTTCGACCCCATCGCCAAGGAGTGGCACGAACGGGCGTGCATGTACCACTCCAGGTGCTACGTCAGCGTTTGCACCCACG GTGGGAAGGTTTACGCTCTCGGCGGTTTCAACGGCCACACAAGAATGAGCTCCGGGGAACGATACGAGCCGCAGAGGAATCAATGGGAGATGATACCGTCGATGCATCTACAGAGGTCAGACGCCAGCGCGGCCGCGCTGCACGATAAGATTTATATCGTCGGCGGTTTCAACGGCCGAGAAGTTCTGAATTCCGCCGAGGTCTTTGACGTGGAGACCAATCAGTGGAGTTACATTCATTCGATGAACAATCCGCGATCCGGGATGTGTCTGGTCGCATTCCGCGACAGTCTCTACGCCCTGGGCGGCTTCGACGGTTTCATCAGACTCAGTTCCG GGGAACGGTACAATCCGAATCATTCCCAGGACTGGCACGCGGTTCCAGAAATGTTCAGCCCCAGGAGCAATTTCGCCACGGCCATCTTGGACGACATGATTTTCGTTGTTGGCGGTTTCAACG GTTCCACGACGGTCGCGTACGCAGAATGCTACGACGCGGACAGCAACGAGTGGTACGATGCATCGCCGATGAATCTTAGTCGAAGTGCAATGAGTGCATGCGTTTTAGCGGGTCTGGCCAACGCACGCGAATACTCTTATCAGGGCAAAGCTCGAGATCTCGGTCAAG AGCAAGCGTCGTCCGAGAATCAGGAGAAAACGAACCAAGGGGGCGAGGGGGCGGCAGAGACGAACGACATTTCCGTCGAGGAAGAAGAAACGGTGAACTTCGTGGACCACGATCAAGGGGAAAGCGACATGAACGAAATGGCCGAGAGCGTTGGCAATTTTTAA